A window of Rutidosis leptorrhynchoides isolate AG116_Rl617_1_P2 unplaced genomic scaffold, CSIRO_AGI_Rlap_v1 contig99, whole genome shotgun sequence genomic DNA:
CTTTTGACATGAAAGATTGATTAATGATCCGAAAAAAGAAGAAATCTCAAGTATAAGAGATTCTCACCATGTAAAAGAGCAGACAAGCTCCCCATTGGCATGTAATCGTGCACGAGAAGTTTCTCGTCTCTGCTGTAATAATAAGCTCTAAGAGGAACCAAATTCTCATGATCCATAGTCCCAACAGCTTCTATCTTTTCTCTAAACTCATTCTCGGAAATGTTTACATCTCTCAACCTCTTCACAGCTACCACTGTTCCCATTTCAAGAACTGCCTTATATGCAGTCCCAAACGTACCCTTTCCCAAAACCTCAGCAGAAGCTCTCAGCAAGTCCTCCAAATCGAATACTTTAGCTTGATTTCCGAAGAAAATCAACTTCTTTTCACTGGCACCGatagtttcaacaccttttccattaTTACTTCCGGACATTGCCGCGGCGGCGGCAGCCGAAATTGCAGAATAGCCACCAGTTTGCACCTCCCCAACAGATTTCTCCCCTGGCATCTCAACTTCTTTGCTAATTGCCGCAATGTCGATGGAGCTAGTTTTCTTAGTGCTTTTCTTTCTACACAGAAACAATAGGACCAACACAATCAAAACCAAGCCGAGTACAGATCCGATTGCAATTCCGGCAATTGCTCCACCGGATAACTTCTTTTTCTTCTTATTCATACTATTATTGTCTCCTTCAACGACAATGGGCTTAGCAGGAATACTAATGGCTCCACTACAAGCTACCAATGGTTTGCCACATAACAATGAATTACCCAAAAACGAAGTGTCATGAAAAGACTGTAACTTGGCCGGAATAGAACCTTTTAACAGATTATTAGACACGTTGAACTGACTAAGGTCCGGTAAGTTCAAACCAACCGGAATTGAGCCGGAAAGCTGATTGTTTTCCAAATACAAAGTCCTCAGCCTAGTTAAATTACTGAAACTCGCCGGAATCTGCCCAGAAAAATTGTTGCTCGCGAGATTCAAGC
This region includes:
- the LOC139885537 gene encoding probable inactive receptor kinase At1g48480; translation: MKMQTGNLIVVFFTLVHLLHCSFSDLSQDREALLRLRSSVGGKIHLWNVTASSPCKWNGVSCENNRVTVLRLPGKSLAGELPTGIFSNLTELRTLSLRLNALTGKLPSDLASCKSLRNLYLQGNKFSGEIPEFLPFLHDLVRLNLASNNFSGQIPASFSNLTRLRTLYLENNQLSGSIPVGLNLPDLSQFNVSNNLLKGSIPAKLQSFHDTSFLGNSLLCGKPLVACSGAISIPAKPIVVEGDNNSMNKKKKKLSGGAIAGIAIGSVLGLVLIVLVLLFLCRKKSTKKTSSIDIAAISKEVEMPGEKSVGEVQTGGYSAISAAAAAAMSGSNNGKGVETIGASEKKLIFFGNQAKVFDLEDLLRASAEVLGKGTFGTAYKAVLEMGTVVAVKRLRDVNISENEFREKIEAVGTMDHENLVPLRAYYYSRDEKLLVHDYMPMGSLSALLHGNKGAGRTPLNWDLRWSIALGAARGVDYLHSQGPNVSHGNIKSSNVLLSKSYEARVSDFGLVHLVGPSSAPNRVAGYRAPEVTD